From Pseudanabaena sp. PCC 6802, one genomic window encodes:
- a CDS encoding MBL fold metallo-hydrolase, which produces MLFRQLFDLESSTYTYLIADPNLQEAILVDPVLEQVERDRALLNQLGLTLRYCLETHVHADHITGTDRLRADTGCLGVVPERAHVSCADRHIKDGEILELGAITIQAIATPGHTDSHMAYLVGSDRLKLNRQTANVEPHLVLTGDALLIRGCGRTDFQSGNAGILYDSVTQRLFALPDETLVYPAHDYRGHTVSTIGEEKRWNPRFVGRDRQNFIEFMNALNLPDPKKMMEAVPANELCGRAVAIVNLSMV; this is translated from the coding sequence ATGCTATTTCGCCAATTATTCGATTTAGAATCCAGTACCTATACGTATCTAATCGCCGATCCAAATTTGCAGGAGGCAATTCTGGTCGATCCGGTGTTGGAACAGGTCGAACGCGATCGCGCGCTCCTGAATCAACTGGGGTTGACCTTGCGCTATTGTTTGGAAACCCACGTTCATGCGGATCACATTACGGGCACCGATCGCTTGCGGGCGGATACCGGCTGCTTGGGTGTCGTTCCCGAACGCGCCCATGTTAGTTGCGCCGATCGCCACATCAAAGATGGGGAGATTCTGGAATTGGGAGCCATTACCATTCAAGCCATTGCTACTCCCGGTCATACCGACAGCCATATGGCATATCTGGTCGGCAGCGATCGCCTCAAGCTCAACCGCCAGACCGCAAATGTCGAGCCTCATCTGGTTTTGACCGGAGATGCGCTGCTGATTCGCGGCTGCGGGCGCACGGACTTCCAGAGCGGTAACGCTGGCATCCTCTACGACTCCGTCACCCAACGACTGTTTGCCTTGCCCGACGAAACGCTCGTTTATCCCGCCCACGACTATCGCGGACATACCGTTTCTACAATCGGCGAAGAAAAACGGTGGAATCCTCGTTTTGTTGGTCGCGATCGGCAAAATTTCATCGAATTCATGAATGCTCTCAACCTACCGGATCCGAAAAAGATGATGGAAGCAGTGCCAGCCAATGAACTTTGCGGTCGAGCTGTTGCCATTGTTAATCTATCAATGGTATGA
- a CDS encoding type II toxin-antitoxin system HicB family antitoxin, with product MKRFSYPVKLEAADEGGYVITFRDFPEAITQGESIEESLEEAVDCLAEAIAARIDDGREIPESSDLEAGEYLVAVPMQIALKGALYSALNESGMAKTQLGELLGKDEKEIRRILDPHHGTKIPTIEQALRVLGKRLELHVR from the coding sequence ATGAAACGATTTTCCTATCCAGTGAAGCTAGAAGCAGCAGATGAAGGTGGCTATGTGATAACCTTTCGAGACTTCCCAGAAGCAATAACACAGGGTGAGAGTATCGAAGAAAGTTTAGAGGAGGCTGTGGATTGTCTGGCAGAAGCAATTGCTGCGCGGATTGATGATGGGCGAGAGATCCCAGAATCCAGTGATTTAGAAGCAGGCGAGTATCTTGTCGCCGTTCCCATGCAGATCGCTCTAAAAGGCGCTTTGTATTCAGCCCTAAACGAGAGCGGCATGGCAAAAACTCAATTAGGCGAGTTGCTAGGCAAAGATGAGAAGGAGATTCGGAGAATTTTGGATCCGCATCATGGCACAAAAATACCTACGATCGAACAAGCTTTGCGGGTGTTAGGAAAACGGTTAGAGCTACACGTTCGTTAA
- a CDS encoding Uma2 family endonuclease, with protein MVQAIPQLMTFDEFIAWYPEDGRYELINGRACEVKPTGLHEQIGAYLNRRLLVEIDRLQMPYFIPKSCTVKPFSELSGYLPDLVVIDRTKLNNEPHWQRESTLIYSSSMPLVVEVASTNWRDDYQRKAADYEEMGIPEFWIADYLGIGGRRYIGTPKQPTFSVYQLVDGEYQVNLFRGSERIVSPTFPELNLTLEQLLNAAKIGDGEV; from the coding sequence ATGGTACAAGCAATTCCCCAACTCATGACCTTTGATGAGTTTATTGCCTGGTATCCAGAGGACGGACGGTATGAGTTAATTAATGGGAGAGCGTGCGAAGTGAAACCAACTGGCCTCCACGAACAGATCGGAGCCTATTTGAACCGGAGACTGCTGGTGGAAATCGATCGCCTGCAAATGCCCTACTTTATCCCCAAAAGTTGTACCGTTAAGCCCTTTAGCGAGTTGTCGGGCTATTTGCCGGATCTCGTCGTTATCGATCGCACCAAATTGAATAACGAACCTCACTGGCAACGGGAATCAACCCTGATTTACAGTTCCTCTATGCCATTGGTAGTCGAAGTAGCAAGTACCAATTGGCGAGACGATTATCAGCGCAAAGCCGCAGATTACGAAGAAATGGGCATTCCGGAATTCTGGATTGCGGATTATTTGGGGATTGGCGGACGGCGATACATTGGCACCCCCAAGCAACCGACGTTCTCGGTCTATCAATTGGTCGATGGCGAATACCAGGTGAACTTGTTTCGAGGATCGGAACGGATTGTTTCACCCACATTTCCAGAACTCAATTTAACATTGGAGCAGTTATTGAATGCAGCCAAGATTGGAGATGGAGAAGTATAG
- a CDS encoding cation-translocating P-type ATPase — MISQANRNTMTGLSEQEAIARLKRDGYNELPSAQARSLWSIAWETVQDPIFLLLLGGGAIYWILGDLQEALILLGFVLFIMGISLYQEGKTERALEALRDLSSPRALVIRDGQRQRIAGREVVRGDLLVLAEGDRVPADAIVLECTNFSTDESLLTGESIPVRKVAAAGNEEMARPGGDGLPFVYSGTLVVQGQGVARVREIGARTEMGKIGKALQTVQPEATPLQQEMTRLVGRLFGIALSLCVTIVAIYGITRGDWLKGVLAGITLAMAILPNEFPVVVTIFLALGAWRISQKQVLARRTSAVETLGSATVLCVDKTGTLTLNQMSVQQLYPYPHAATAYDVALHAREPLPEAVHELVEFCILASQRDPFDPMEKAFKQLGDRYLAHTEHLHQDWNLLREYPLSPDLLAMSHVWQSADGQRYEIAAKGAPEAIADLCHFTPPQLEALAAQVREMSERGLRVLGVAKASLLEAPPPFLPPHPSLDPVRLPEQQHDFPFQFLGLVGLSDPVRPTVAAAIQECYSAGVRVVMITGDYPGTAQAIARQIGLMQMGPILTGAELDRMSEADLQQCIQSTNVFARAVPEQKLRLVNALKAQGEVVAMTGDGVNDAPALKAAQIGIAMGQRGTDVARESAALVLLDDDFSSIVQAVKLGRRIFDNLRKAMAYLLAIHIPIAGMSLIPVVFKLPLVLLPVHVAFLHLIIDPACSIVLEAEPAEATAMQRPPRHPKEPLFGRETLALALWQGMGIMAIVLAIFVIALERGQGELDARALTFTTLILANLALILSERSSARLNLKVLRSPNSALWWVIGGGLVFLALALYVPALRHLFSFSFLHPIDIAICLAGGAISLLWFEQLKSLHRRH; from the coding sequence ATGATATCTCAAGCCAATCGCAATACCATGACAGGTTTATCCGAACAAGAAGCGATCGCGCGGCTCAAACGCGATGGCTACAACGAACTCCCTTCAGCTCAAGCCCGAAGCCTCTGGTCGATTGCGTGGGAAACAGTTCAAGACCCCATCTTCCTATTGTTGCTCGGAGGTGGTGCGATCTATTGGATTTTAGGCGACCTCCAGGAAGCCCTGATTCTGCTTGGTTTTGTCCTGTTTATTATGGGGATTAGCCTCTATCAGGAAGGCAAAACCGAACGCGCTCTGGAAGCTTTGCGCGATCTGTCCAGTCCTCGTGCCCTGGTAATTCGCGACGGGCAGCGCCAACGGATTGCGGGGCGCGAAGTCGTGCGGGGCGATCTGTTGGTGCTGGCGGAAGGCGATCGCGTGCCCGCCGATGCGATCGTCCTGGAATGTACCAACTTTTCAACTGACGAGTCGTTATTAACCGGCGAATCTATCCCCGTTCGCAAAGTGGCGGCGGCGGGCAACGAAGAGATGGCGCGTCCGGGCGGCGATGGCTTGCCGTTCGTGTATTCGGGAACTCTGGTGGTGCAGGGGCAAGGCGTAGCCCGAGTCCGGGAGATTGGCGCTCGAACCGAGATGGGCAAAATTGGCAAAGCCCTGCAAACCGTGCAACCTGAGGCGACCCCCTTGCAACAGGAAATGACGCGCCTGGTCGGTCGGTTATTTGGTATTGCCTTGTCCTTGTGCGTGACGATCGTTGCGATCTACGGCATCACGCGCGGCGATTGGCTTAAAGGCGTGCTGGCAGGTATTACTCTAGCGATGGCAATTTTACCGAATGAATTTCCGGTGGTCGTGACCATCTTCTTAGCGTTGGGAGCCTGGCGCATTTCCCAAAAACAGGTCTTAGCCCGTCGGACTTCCGCCGTCGAAACCTTGGGATCGGCGACGGTGCTGTGCGTTGATAAAACTGGAACGCTGACCCTGAATCAAATGAGCGTTCAGCAACTCTATCCCTATCCCCATGCAGCAACAGCTTACGATGTCGCATTGCACGCACGAGAACCCCTCCCGGAAGCGGTACACGAGTTGGTAGAGTTTTGCATTCTCGCCAGCCAGCGCGATCCGTTTGACCCCATGGAAAAAGCGTTTAAGCAACTGGGCGATCGCTATCTGGCGCACACGGAACACTTGCACCAGGATTGGAATTTGCTGCGAGAATATCCGCTCTCTCCGGATCTATTAGCCATGTCGCACGTTTGGCAGTCCGCCGACGGTCAGCGGTACGAGATTGCCGCTAAAGGCGCGCCAGAAGCGATCGCGGATCTCTGCCATTTTACGCCCCCACAACTGGAAGCTTTGGCAGCGCAGGTTCGGGAAATGTCCGAGCGTGGCTTGCGGGTTTTGGGAGTTGCCAAAGCCTCTTTGCTTGAAGCGCCCCCTCCGTTTTTGCCCCCGCATCCGTCGCTCGATCCCGTGCGTTTACCCGAGCAACAACACGACTTTCCGTTTCAATTTCTGGGATTGGTCGGCCTGTCCGATCCCGTGCGCCCGACCGTGGCGGCGGCAATTCAAGAATGTTATAGCGCAGGCGTTCGCGTGGTTATGATTACGGGCGATTATCCAGGTACGGCTCAAGCCATTGCGCGGCAAATCGGATTGATGCAAATGGGGCCAATTCTCACCGGAGCGGAATTGGATCGGATGAGCGAGGCCGACCTGCAACAGTGCATTCAAAGTACGAATGTTTTCGCGCGCGCCGTTCCCGAACAAAAATTGCGGTTAGTCAATGCCCTGAAAGCTCAGGGAGAAGTCGTGGCGATGACGGGGGATGGAGTAAACGATGCCCCTGCACTCAAAGCCGCTCAAATTGGGATTGCAATGGGACAGCGAGGCACGGATGTTGCCCGCGAGTCGGCGGCATTAGTGTTGTTGGACGATGATTTTTCGTCGATCGTGCAGGCGGTCAAGCTGGGACGGCGAATTTTTGATAATCTGCGCAAGGCGATGGCGTATCTGCTGGCGATTCACATTCCGATCGCTGGCATGTCTCTGATTCCCGTGGTATTCAAGCTGCCATTAGTCTTACTGCCAGTTCACGTAGCATTTCTGCATTTAATTATCGATCCCGCTTGTTCGATCGTGTTAGAAGCGGAACCTGCCGAAGCGACTGCGATGCAGCGTCCCCCCCGCCATCCCAAGGAACCGCTGTTCGGTCGGGAAACACTCGCTCTCGCCCTATGGCAAGGCATGGGAATCATGGCGATCGTGCTGGCGATTTTTGTCATTGCGCTCGAACGCGGTCAGGGCGAACTCGACGCGCGGGCGTTAACATTTACGACATTGATTTTGGCAAACCTGGCCTTAATTCTGAGCGAACGGTCTTCAGCGCGGCTAAATCTGAAAGTGTTGCGATCGCCTAATTCTGCACTGTGGTGGGTAATTGGTGGAGGACTCGTATTTCTAGCACTCGCGCTGTACGTTCCTGCTTTACGTCACCTATTTAGCTTCTCATTTCTACATCCAATTGATATCGCCATCTGTCTGGCTGGAGGAGCGATTAGCTTGCTGTGGTTCGAGCAGTTGAAGTCCCTCCATCGTCGTCATTGA
- a CDS encoding archease yields MQSLNDSRSPGFAEVDRTADWAYQVWGETLAELFIQAAIALYALAGVHLETAPPVVRDIDLQGIDYESLLVAWLNELLYLRESENLGFDRFEILQLDPQHLKVQIQGAPVRSWSKFIKWERRVGFWWELPRAIAYPLGRAVTVRDGS; encoded by the coding sequence ATGCAATCTTTAAATGACTCGCGATCGCCAGGGTTTGCAGAGGTCGATCGCACGGCAGATTGGGCGTACCAGGTATGGGGAGAGACCTTAGCAGAGTTGTTTATTCAAGCCGCGATCGCTCTGTATGCCCTAGCAGGAGTTCACCTGGAAACCGCCCCTCCAGTCGTGCGAGATATCGACTTGCAGGGCATAGATTATGAAAGCCTCCTTGTTGCCTGGTTAAACGAGCTGCTGTATCTACGCGAAAGTGAAAACCTAGGCTTCGATCGCTTTGAGATTCTCCAGCTCGATCCCCAGCACTTGAAAGTGCAGATCCAGGGAGCGCCCGTCCGGAGCTGGTCGAAATTCATTAAATGGGAACGGAGAGTTGGATTTTGGTGGGAACTGCCGAGAGCGATCGCCTATCCTTTGGGTCGAGCTGTCACGGTGCGGGACGGGTCATGA
- a CDS encoding 2-oxo acid dehydrogenase subunit E2 — translation MHQPDLIGSFEERKFPDFRNPTIDTLIWGSKRHHIPVLLEIDVTTAREAIRDRKTKTGQSISFTGWIVKCLAQAVSEHKFVHALRKGKQRLAIFDDVDVTVIVERAIGQPGTSETLPMPYIIRKANEKNVAVINSEIRAAQRLPVAAGEVQIGSTRTAWMTTIATMLPRFVRDWFFWQPLLRNPFLFKRMMGTVSVTALGMASQSGMSWGIPIGIHPLIVAVGAIAKRPGIVDDRIVACEYVGLTVLFDHDITDGAPVARFIRRLQELMACGYGLGELQEVDLQSQEF, via the coding sequence ATGCACCAACCAGATCTAATTGGGAGCTTTGAGGAGCGCAAATTTCCAGATTTCCGAAACCCCACAATCGATACGCTGATTTGGGGCAGCAAACGGCATCATATTCCCGTCCTGCTAGAAATTGACGTGACGACAGCACGCGAGGCCATCCGCGATCGGAAGACAAAGACGGGTCAAAGCATCAGCTTTACGGGTTGGATTGTGAAGTGCCTCGCTCAGGCCGTCAGTGAGCACAAGTTCGTCCACGCACTCCGCAAGGGAAAACAGCGGTTAGCGATCTTTGATGATGTGGATGTAACAGTTATTGTGGAAAGAGCGATCGGTCAACCTGGGACAAGCGAGACGCTACCGATGCCTTATATCATTCGGAAAGCAAATGAGAAAAACGTTGCAGTTATCAATTCCGAAATCCGCGCCGCGCAACGACTGCCCGTCGCAGCAGGAGAAGTGCAAATTGGTTCGACTCGCACTGCCTGGATGACAACAATTGCAACCATGCTGCCGCGATTTGTGCGCGATTGGTTCTTCTGGCAACCCTTATTGCGCAATCCTTTTCTATTCAAGCGCATGATGGGTACGGTCTCGGTGACTGCCCTGGGAATGGCGAGCCAGAGTGGGATGAGTTGGGGCATTCCCATCGGCATCCATCCCTTGATTGTTGCGGTGGGAGCGATCGCAAAACGACCCGGCATCGTGGACGATCGGATAGTCGCGTGCGAATATGTAGGGCTAACCGTGCTGTTTGACCACGACATCACAGACGGTGCGCCAGTGGCACGTTTCATCAGGCGATTGCAGGAATTAATGGCCTGTGGATATGGGTTGGGAGAACTGCAAGAAGTCGATCTCCAATCTCAGGAGTTTTAA
- a CDS encoding type II toxin-antitoxin system HicA family toxin produces the protein MSENKKMTGKELVKRLQKLSKLRQIEMRIESKRGKGSHVTLYFGENYAVIPDLKKELKTGTSSAILKQLGLEKGDI, from the coding sequence ATGTCCGAAAATAAAAAAATGACTGGCAAAGAATTAGTAAAAAGGTTACAGAAGCTGTCTAAATTGCGTCAAATTGAGATGCGTATCGAGAGCAAGCGTGGGAAAGGAAGTCACGTCACACTGTACTTTGGAGAAAATTATGCGGTTATTCCAGACCTGAAAAAGGAGTTAAAAACAGGAACGTCGAGCGCAATATTGAAACAACTTGGCCTTGAAAAGGGGGATATATGA